A genome region from Penicillium psychrofluorescens genome assembly, chromosome: 3 includes the following:
- a CDS encoding uncharacterized protein (ID:PFLUO_004642-T1.cds;~source:funannotate) — protein sequence MFRTAPRMAGFVFRENRVPYYQRLFQNHDGKRQWYQTSRSGYLVYPYLISIYGLGAASTYAMCRMVLGHKTWFGEK from the exons ATGTTCCGCACCGCCCCTCGCATGGCCGG GTTCGTGTTCCGCGAGAACCGCGTTCCCTACTACCAGCGTCTGTTCCAGAACCACGATGGCAAGCGTCAATGGTACCAG ACCTCCCGCTCCGGCTACCTCGTGTACCCTTACCTGATCTCGATCTACGGTCTGGGTGCTG CTTCCACCTACGCCATGTGCCGCATGGTTCTG GGCCACAAGACCTGGTTCGGTGAGAAATAG
- a CDS encoding uncharacterized protein (ID:PFLUO_004640-T1.cds;~source:funannotate) — MRALPLLALLPFAAAANLHAARSSTTACNNSPALCSKSYGEITHLGAHDSPFVHSSATGNSLAGDQYYDTTTQLDSGVRLVTAQVHKSNGEWRLCHSLCELMDAGLLSTWLGKIKTWLDANPNDVVTVLLVNSDGATASELHAQFKTADITDYAYEPKSSSSAPSSWPTLQEMINDGKRLVTFVASIDASEEAPYLMDEWTYLWENPYDVSSPTNFSCVPNRPPAVAGDTSTALSSDRLPLMNHFLYSEGLSFIGVEYPNASYVSTTNAPSGGVGNLGSAATKCKSAWGGRQPTFILVDFFNKGPAIDTVDSLNNVTNAVGRSSISASNSTHSSAGSTTGNVFTSLVHLAKTARSGATPSIGNWVWVGGNWGNLLGGGISFS; from the exons ATGCGCGCCCTCCCCCTTTTGGCCCTGCTGCCCTTCGCGGCAGCCGCCAACCTGCATGCCGCGCGCTCCTCCACAACGGCCTGCAACAACTCCCCAGCGCTATGCTCCAAGTCCTACGGCGAGATCACGCATCTCGGCGCGCATGACAGCCCCTTTGTGCAcagctcggcgacgggcaACTCATTGGCGGGCGACCA ATACTACGACACCACGACACAGCTCGATTCCGGCGTCCGCCTGGTCACGGCGCAGGTGCACAAGAGTAATGGCGAGTGGCGGCTATGCCATTCTCTCTGCGAGCTGATGGATGCTGGGCTGTTGAGCACTTGGCTCGGAAAGATTAAGACGTGGTTGGATGCTAATCCGAACGATG TGGTCACCGTGTTGCTGGTCAACTCGGACGGTGCGACGGCGTCAGAACTGCACGCGCAGTTCAAAACAGCCGACATCACCGACTACGCCTACGAGCCCAAGTCGTCGAGCTCCGCGCCATCCTCCTGGCCCACGCTGCAAGAGATGATCAACGACGGCAAGCGGCTAGTGACCTTCGTTGCGTCGATCGACGCCTCCGAGGAAGCGCCGTACCTGATGGACGAGTGGACGTATCTCTGGGAGAACCCGTACGACgtctcgtcgccgacgaaTTTCTCGTGCGTGCCGAATCGCCCCCCGGCCGTAGCTGGTGACACCTCTACCGCGCTGTCGTCGGATCGGCTCCCGCTGATGAACCACTTCCTGTACTCTGAGGGTCTCTCGTTCATTGGGGTCGAGTATCCGAATGCGAGCTACGTGTCCACAACGAATGCGCCGTCTGGTGGCGTGGGGAACTTGGGCAGCGCGGCGACGAAGTGTAAGAGCGCCTGGGGTGGGCGCCAGCCGACTTTTATTCTGGTGGATTTCTTTAACAAGGGCCCGGCTATTGATACTGTCGACAGCCTGAACAACGTTACCAACGCTGTTGGCCGTTCTTCGATTTCGGCGTCTAATTCGACGCATTCCAGCGCCGGTTCGACGACGGGTAACGTGTTCACGTCCCTAGTGCACCTGGCCAAGACCGCTCGCTCGGGCGCCACCCCGTCCATTGGCAATTGGGTCTGGGTTGGTGGGAACTGGGGGAATCTTCTCGGGGGAGGGATCTCCTTTTCGTAA
- a CDS encoding uncharacterized protein (ID:PFLUO_004641-T1.cds;~source:funannotate) produces the protein MAEDQTRQDRTKGQQSDGLRPASANSLLMRPALLRLLKRPSSVSILQSLALTPTGIEQLDHTHRCLRCQSRANSQQPAQVDNAGSHNGGVRRSQNYPAHHTRPPMSFPVHEIEPTREIENAVPTFHTDNLEASKYATKDLGLRPEALEFESDIGHTNDPGTRLVDQPENRNNFDLWEELLRFRQRRYGDKGTLDIWEALTVRVDGVCIPLSGARADFFWKSFVDLGLKRELLLKEVVSYAVSLCEREGGCWSQLYERVVGGLLDRGMTNQAVEYHRQLQNTHFRNPDDLVKILPLALSPTSSASTLPITLNGFQEETASHPGIKAFKDMCRTTDGHSIWSPVIKIFLQHGYGTEALKMHDFLVQRGDHPQTFEEMQPLLNWAYHVSKKRAYKRLLEYSDQRLLAETSAEGSEENAENIPEEKTLKDDMGARLFATQALNIETIIAGLKMFGVTAIGPRTLREMAARAKDSHDILEKLKKLKQSGISVGNSVFSQLIQKLAAENRSILLSDLLSSDQHPDAVEDARVQESLLVSYYIAKDSRQYNLSLAILTELLPDGQGLYEVHFRKHVAAAEWRTASKVVDEMTLCGKVMSQDSMDFMVQQALTPRRVGHRPPTRPGLSDRDEVLFVFKILQRVVPAGTHASSSIWVELLKRLGMGHYWSELRECCRWLARQYGPPERNQQLWAQRSPSGPASPRPKYGEDQLMLDLIFSPKMQYAIVEWGFQERIHPETDPQQLVPWVRGLLLLRELEQAGVRLREAWIRRACRSRLAVLFNQPGPSARRLNRRVRESNLWSPERLILDMFRAWGKSSLFGGLESRPELLAYPHRSPLSLRRTARVKWRGPYVRRKYTTF, from the coding sequence atggccgaggaccagACCAGACAGGACCGAACGAAGGGCCAGCAGAGCGATGGTCTTCGTCCAGCGTCAGCGAATTCTCTCCTCATGCGCCCGGCGCTTCTTCGCTTACTGAAGAGGCCgtcctccgtctccatccTGCAATCCCTCGCATTGACTCCCACCGGAATCGAGCAATTGGATCACACGCATCGGTGCTTGCGATGCCAGTCGCGGGCGAATTCGCAGCAGCCAGCACAGGTCGACAATGCTGGGAGCCATAATGGCGGAGTACGGCGCTCACAGAATTACCCGGCACATCATACAAGACCGCCGATGAGCTTTCCCGTCCACGAGATTGAACCCACGCGAGAGATCGAGAACGCTGTGCCTACTTTTCACACCGACAATCTCGAAGCAAGCAAATACGCGACAAAAGACTTGGGACTACGGCCAGAGGCACTCGAATTTGAATCAGACATTGGTCACACCAATGACCCAGGAACGCGTCTCGTCGACCAACCGGAGAACAGAAACAACTTCGACTTGTGGGAGGAGCTTCTGCGGttccgccagcgccgctATGGGGATAAAGGGACGCTTGATATATGGGAGGCTCTGACAGTACGTGTGGATGGAGTTTGTATCCCCTTGAGCGGGGCGCGGGCAGATTTCTTCTGGAAGAGCTTTGTGGATCTTGGGCTGAAACGGGAGCTTCTCCTCAAAGAGGTTGTGAGCTATGCTGTCAGTCTCTGTGAACGGGAAGGAGGTTGCTGGTCCCAACTGTACGAGCGCGTTGTGGGCGGGCTCCTCGACCGCGGAATGACGAACCAGGCCGTTGAATACCACCGACAGCTTCAAAATACTCACTTCAGGAACCCCGATGACCTGGTGAAGATTCTTCCGTTGGCCCTATCGCCAACATCTTCCGCCAGCACGCTCCCGATTACCCTAAACGGATTTCAAGAAGAGACCGCCTCTCACCCCGGAATCAAGGCCTTCAAGGACATGTGCCGTACAACAGACGGCCATTCCATCTGGTCTCCTGTGATCAAGATATTTTTGCAGCATGGCTATGGGACAGAGGCATTGAAGATGCATGATTTTTTGGTCCAACGCGGGGACCATCCTCAGACTTTCGAGGAGATGCAGCCGTTGTTGAACTGGGCGTATCATgtctcgaagaagagagcatATAAGCGACTGCTAGAGTATTCCGATCAAAGGTTGCTGGCTGAGACCTCCGCTGAAGGATCAGAGGAAAACGCAGAGAATATaccagaagagaagaccCTCAAGGACGATATGGGGGCCCGACTGTTCGCCACTCAAGCTCTTAATATTGAAACCATCATTGCTGGTTTGAAAATGTTCGGCGTCACCGCAATTGGTCCACGCACGCTGCGTGAGATGGCTGCGAGAGCGAAGGACAGCCACGAcattctggagaagctgaaaAAACTCAAGCAATCTGGCATCTCAGTCGGAAACAGCGTCTTTTCGCAATTGATCCAAAAGCTGGCAGCCGAAAACCGTTCTATCCTCCTTTCCGACCTCCTTTCCAGCGATCAACATCCCGACGCAGTGGAGGATGCCCGCGTCCAGGAGTCGCTTCTCGTTTCATATTACATCGCAAAGGACTCGCGGCAGTACAACTTGTCGTTGGCCATTCTTACGGAACTCCTTCCCGACGGACAGGGCCTCTATGAAGTACATTTTCGAAAACATGTTGCTGCCGCGGAATGGCGTACGGCATCCAAGGTCGTGGATGAAATGACTCTCTGTGGCAAGGTCATGAGCCAGGACAGCATGGATTTTATGGTTCAGCAAGCTCTCACGCCTCGTCGAGTGGGACACCGTCCCCCCACACGTCCAGGACTTTCCGACCGCGATGAGGTTCTCTTCGTTTTCAAGATCCTTCAGCGTGTGGTTCCCGCTGGGACCCATGCCAGTAGCTCGATCTGGGTGGAACTGCTGAAGCGCCTAGGCATGGGGCACTACTGGAGCGAACTTCGAGAATGCTGTCGATGGCTGGCCCGTCAGTATGGGCCTCCGGAGCGGAATCAACAGCTCTGGGCGCAGCGTTCGCCCTCCGGACCAGCGTCACCGCGGCCGAAGTATGGCGAAGACCAACTCATGCTCGATCTCATCTTCAGCCCCAAAATGCAATACGCTATCGTGGAATGGGGCTTTCAGGAGCGCATCCACCCCGAAACGGATCCGCAGCAGCTCGTTCCGTGGGTGCgtggccttctcctcctccgagaGCTGGAGCAGGCCGGTGTCCGACTCCGCGAAGCCTGGATTCGCCGCGCCTGTCGATCCCGCCTCGCCGTGCTCTTTAATCAACCTGGACCCTCCGCACGCCGTCTCAACCGCAGAGTGCGCGAGTCCAACCTGTGGAGCCCGGAGCGGTTAATACTGGATATGTTTCGCGCCTGGGGCAAGTCGTCGCTGTTTGGCGGGTTGGAGTCGAGACCAGAGCTCTTGGCGTATCCGCACCGGTCGCCCTTGTCGCTGCGCCGCACAGCCCGGGTGAAATGGAGAGGCCCATACGTCAGGAGGAAATATACTACTTTCTAG